CGGTAGCGACCAGTGGGGCAACATCACCGCGGGCGTCGACCTCATCCGCCGGGCGGCGGGCGCCACGGTGCACGCGATGGCGACGCCTCTGCTGACCCGGTCCGACGGCACGAAGTTCGGCAAGAGCGCGGGTGGCCTGACCGTCTGGCTGGACCCGGAGATGATGTCGCCGTACGCCTTCTACCAGTTCTGGTTCAACACCGCGGACGCCGACGTCGGCCAGTACCTCCGCGTCTTCAGCTTCCGCTCCCGGGAGGAGCTGGAGATGCTGGAGAAGACCACGGCGGAACGCCCGGCCGCTCGCGAAGCCCAACGAGTCCTGGCCGAGGAGCTCACCACGCTGGTCCACGGCGCGGACGAGTGCGCCCAGGTGATCGCGGCCTCCGGAGCACTGTTCGGGCGCGGCGCTCTCACCGACGTCGACGCCCGAACCCTCGATGCCGCGCTGCGTGAAACGCCGCACGTGCGCGTGGAACGCGACACCGGGGGAGCGCTCCCACCGATGGTCGACCTCCTCGCGGAGACGGGCCTGGTGGCCAGCAGGTCCGCAGCTCGGCGGACCATCGACGAGGGTGGCGCCTACCTCAACAACGAGCGAGTCACGTCGGTGGAGTCCGCACCGTCCGCCGGCGACCTGCTCCACGGGCGGTGGCTGGTGCTACGCCGCGGAAGGCGCAACGTCGCGGGCGTCGAGGTCTCGACCTAGGTGCACCGCCCCCACAGGGACACGTGCTCCTGGACGTTGCCCGGGCACCGCGTGCGCTCCGGGCAGGAGTGGATCCCCCCTGCCCGGGGCAGCCGTGAGGCCGTCGTTCGACGCGCGTCCGGGCCCGATTTGACGTCCCGGTCGGCGATCCGTATGGTTCTACTCGCTTCGCACGGGTCGCGGGACGCCAACTGGCGGCCGGTCCGGCGGGGATCCCCTTTGAATCGACGCCGCTCGTCCGGTGCACTGTTTGGTGCGCGCCGGGTGGATCGAGACGGGGGGCCGACTTACAGAGGGCCCGATTTGCCGGGTTGCGAAGAGGTCGGTAAGGTAGGTCAAGTCGCCGAGAGCGCGGGACACCGAAAGGTGGCCGATCCGGTGACAACACCCCAAACGAAGCAAAGCCTGACGCCGGAGTCTGCGGACATCGGAAGAGGGTCATACTTCATGGGGTGAATCGGTTCGAAATCGCCCGATTTGCCTGGGTGAGACCGAATCGCTAAGCTAGAACGGTTGCCCCGGAGCCGGGCTGAGAAGTCGGGTTCTGGTGTGTGTCTGATCCTTGAGAACTCAACAGCGTGCCGAAAGTCGATGCAGTGTTTTTTGCCCCGTTGGCAGAATGCTGTGCGGGCCTGAGGGCTTTTTGTCTGATGGTTTGTGTGGTGTTTTGTCGCGGATTCCTTTGGTGACAGGCGACCTTCGGGTTGTTTGTTTGCTGGGGTGGCTTTTTGTTGGTTTTCAACGGAGAGTTTGATCCTGGCTCAGGACGAACGCTGGCGGCGTGCTTAACACATGCAAGTCGAGCGGAAAGGCCCTTCGGGGTACTCGAGCGGCGAACGGGTGAGTAACACGTGAGCAACCTGCCTTCAGCTCTGGGATAAGCCTGGGAAACTGGGTCTAATACCGGATATGACTCTTGCCTGCATGGGTGGGGGTGGAAAGATTTATTGGCTGAAGATGGGCTCGCGGCCTATCAGCTTGTTGGTGGGGTGATGGCCTACCAAGGCTTTTACGGGTAGCCGGCCTGAGAGGGCGACCGGCCACACTGGGACTGAGACACGGCCCAGACTCCTACGGGAGGCAGCAGTGGGGAATATTGCACAATGGGCGGAAGCCTGATGCAGCAACGCCGCGTGAGGGATGACGGCCTTCGGGTTGTAAACCTCTTTCAGCGGGGACGAAGCGCAAGTGACGGTACCCGCAGAAGAAGCGCCGGCCAACTACGTGCCAGCAGCCGCGGTAACACGTAGGGCGCGAGCGTTGTCCGGAATTATTGGGCGTAAAGGGCTCGTAGGCGGTTTGTTGCGTCGAAAGTGAAAATCCGGGGCTTAACTCCGGACTTGCTTTCGATACGGGCAGACTAGAGGTAGGCAGGGGAGAGTGGAATTCCTGGTGTAGCGGTGGAATGCGCAGATATCAGGAGGAACACCGGTGGCGAAGGCGGCTCTCTGGGCCTTACCTGACGCTGAGGAGCGAAAGCGTGGGGAGCGAACAGGATTAGATACCCTGGTAGTCCACGCCGTAAACGTTGGGCGCTAGGTGTGGGGGACTTCCACGTCCTCCGTGCCGCAGCTAACGCATTAAGCGCCCCGCCTGGGGAGTACGGCCGCAAGGCTAAAACTCAAAGGAATTGACGGGGGCCCGCACAAGCGGCGGAGCATGTTGCTTAATTCGATGCAACGCGAAGAACCTTACCTGGGTTTGACATGCAGAGAAATCTCGTAGAGATACGGGGTCCGTAAGGGCTCTGCACAGGTGGTGCATGGCTGTCGTCAGCTCGTGTCGTGAGATGTTGGGTTAAGTCCCGCAACGAGCGCAACCCTCGTCCTATGTTGCCAGCGGGTAATGCCGGGAACTCATAGGAGACTGCCGGGGTCAACTCGGAGGAAGGTGGGGATGAGGTCAAGTCATCATGCCCCTTATGTCCAGGGCTGCAAACATGCTACAATGGTCGGTACAATGGGCTGCGAAATCGTAAGGTGGAGCGAATCCCTAAAAGCCGGCCTCAGTTCGGATCGGGGTCTGCAACTCGACCCCGTGAAGTTGGAGTCGCTAGTAATCGCGGATCAGCAACGCCGCGGTGAATACGTTCCCGGGCCTTGTACACACCGCCCGTCAAGTCATGAAAGTCGGCAATACCCGAAGCCGGTGACCTAACCCCTTGTGGGATGGAGCCGTCGAAGGTGGGGCTGGCGATTAGGACTAAGTCGTAACAAGGTAGCCGTACCGGAAGGTGCGGCTGGATCACCTCCTTTCTAAGGAGCTTTTCTGGCGGCTGCTCTTCGGGGTGGTTGTCCAGGGCGCCGTTGTCCGGCCGAGTGTGTCGGAGCGGTGAGCTCATTTAGTGGAGCATCGGCTAGTGGGTGTTTACCCACGGTTTTCACGTGGCCTAGTACTGCGTCTTCGCCTGTTTGGTGGAGATGTGTGGAGCGGGGCGTGGGCTGTGGGTGGCGCTGAGGCACGTTGTTGGGTCCTGAGGGATCAGGCCATGGCCGGCGGTTTTTCCGCCGGGTTGTGTGGTCGGGTTTCTTTGGTTGTCGGGCCGTTCCTTCACCGGACGGCCGCCCGGGTTTCGCCGGCGGGATGTTTCTCGTTCGGGGTTGTTTCGGGTGGTGCGCGGTGGTTGTGGGGTGGTTTCCGTTCGTTTCTTGAGAACTGCATAGTGGACGCGAGCATCTTTGTTTTGCCGAGAACTGTGTGTCTGTTTGTTGTGACAAGTTAGTAAGGGCACTCGGTGGATGCCTTGGCACCAGAAGCCGATGAAGGACGTAGGAGCCTGCGAAAAGCCCCGGGGAGTTGGCAACCGAGCTGTGATCCGGGGGTGTCCGAATGGGGAAACCCGGCTGGAGTCATGTCCAGTCACCGGCGCCTGAACACATAGGGCGTTCGGAGGGAACGCGGGGAAGTGAAACATCTCAGTACCCGCAGGAAGAGAAAACAATTGTGATTCCGTGAGTAGCGGCGAGCGAAAGCGGAAGAGGCTAAACCGTGTAGGTGTGATAGCTGGCAGGTGTTGCCTATGCGGGGTTGTGGGACCGTCTTGTCGGAGCTGCTGATCTGGCGAGGAGTTATAAACCGCTGCGGAAGTCGAAGGGTCTGGAAAGTCCCGGCATAGCAGGTGATACCCCTGTAGACGTAACGTGGTGGCTCCTGGACGTGTTCCCAAGTAGCACGGGACCCGTGAAATCCTGTGTGAATCTGGCGGGACCACCCGCCAAGCCTAAATACTTTCTGGTGACCGATAGTGCACTAGTACCGTGAGGGAAAGGTGAAAAGTACCCCGGGAGGGGAGTGAAATAGTTCCTGAAACCGGGTGCCTACAATCCGTCGGAGCATTCCCTTTGTGGGGTGTGACGGCGTGCCTTTTGAAGAATGAGCCTGCGAGTTAGTGGTGCGTGGCGAGGTTAACCCGTGTGGGGAAGCCGTAGCGAAAGCGAGTCCGAACAGGGCGTTTGAGTCGCGTGCTCTAGACCCGAAGCGGAGTGATCTACCCATGGGCAGGGTGAAGCGCGGGTAAGACCGCGTGGAGGCCCGAACCCACCGGCGTTGAAAAGCCGGGGGATGACCTGTGGGTAGGGGTGAAAGGCCAATCAAACTCCGTGATAGCTGGTTCTCCCCGAAATGCATTTAGGTGCAGCGTCGCGTGTTTCCTACCGGAGGTAGAGCACTGGATGGTCTAGGGGGCCGACAAGCTTACCGAAATCAGCCAAACTCCGAATGCCGGTAGGTGAGAGCGCGGCAGTGAGACTGTGGGGGATAAGCTTCATAGTCGAGAGGGAAACAGCCCAGATCACCAGCTAAGGCCCCTAAGCGTTCGCTAAGTGGAAAAGGATGTGGAGTCGCAGAGACAACCAGGAGGTTGGCTTAGAAGCAGCCACCCTTGAAAGAGTGCGTAATAGCTCACTGGTCAAGTGATTCTGCGCCGACAATGTAGCGGGGCTCAAGCGAACCGCCGAAGCTGTGGCATTCACGTATTGTTCGGCCCTTACCTTTCGGGGTGGGGTCCAGACGTGTGGATGGGTAGGGGAGCGTCGTGTGGCGTGTGAAGCGGCGGGGTGACCCAGTCGTGGATGCTACACGAGTGAGAATGCAGGCATGAGTAGCGAAAGAGGAGTGAGAAACTCCTCCGCCGAATGACCAAGGGTTCCAGGGCCAGGCTAATCCGCCCTGGGTAAGTCGGGACCTAAGGCGAGGCCGACAGGCGTAGTCGATGGACAACGGGTTGATATTCCCGTACCGGCTTTGTCGCGCCCATGCTGAGCCCGGTGATGCTAAGCGCCCGAGTCTGGTTCGACCTTTCGGGGTTGTTCTGGGTGAGCGCGTGAACCGATCCGGTAGTAGGCAAGCGATGGGGTGACGCAGGAGGGTAGCTCTACGCGGCGATGGTAGGCGAAAGCTGATCCGCGGGCAAAGGCGTAGGACGAGGCGTTGGTAAATCCGCGTCTCATGATGTCTGAGACCTGATGCCGAGCCGATTGAGGCGAAGTGAGTGATCCCATGCTGCCGAGAAAAACCTCTAGTGAGTGACAAGGCCGCCCGTACCCCAAACCGACACAGGTGGTCAGGTAGAGAATACCAAGGCGATCGGGCGAACCGTGGTTAAGGAACTCGGCAAAATGCCCCCGTAACTTCGGGAGAAGGGGGACCGGATCCGTGAGGGGACTTGCTCCCTGCAGCGGTGAAGGTCGCAGAGACCAGGCCCAAGCGACTGTTTACTAAAAACACAGGTCCGTGCGAAGTCGCAAGACGATGTATACGGACTGACGCCTGCCCGGTGCTGGAACGTTAAGGGGACCGGTTAGACCTCACGGTCGAAGCTGAGAACTTAAGCGCCAGTAAACGGCGGTGGTAACTATAACCATCCTAAGGTAGCGAAATTCCTTGTCGGGTAAGTTCCGACCTGCACGAATGGCGTAACGACTTGGGCGCTGTCTCAACCACGGACCCGGCGAAATTGCACTACGAGTAAAGATGCTCGTTACGCGCAGCAGGACGGAAAGACCCCGGGACCTTTACTACAGCTTGGTATTGGTGGTCGGTTCGGTTTGTGTAGGATAGGTGGGAGACTGTGAAGCCTGGACGCCAGTTCGGGTGGAGTCAACGTTGAAATACCACTCTGATCGTATTGGCTGTCTAACCTCGGTCCGTTATCCGGATCAGGGACAGTGCCTGGTGGGTAGTTTAACTGGGGCGGTTGCCTCCCAAAATGTAACGGAGGCGCCCAAAGGTTCCCTCAGCCTGGTTGGCAATCAGGTGGCGAGTGCAAGTGCACAAGGGAGCTTGACTGTGAGACCGACAGGTCGAGCAGGGACGAAAGTCGGGACTAGTGATCTTACGGTGGCACGTGGAAGCGCCGTGACTCAACGGATAAAAGGTACCCCGGGGATAACAGGCTGATCTTGCCCAAGAGTCCATATCGACGGCATGGTTTGGCACCTCGATGTCGGCTCGTCGCATCCTGGGGCCGGAGCAGGTCCCAAGGGTTGGGCTGTTCGCCCATTAAAGCGGTACGCGAGCTGGGTTTAGAACGTCGTGAGACAGTTCGGTCCCTATCCGCTGTGCGCGCAGGAGACTTGAGAAGGGCTGTCCCTAGTACGAGAGGACCGGGACGGACGAACCTCTGGTGTGCCAGTTGTTCTGCCAAGAGCACGGCTGGTTGGCTACGTTCGGAAGTGATAACCGCTGAAGGCATCTAAGCGGGAAGCACGCTTCAAGATGAGGTCTCCCACCGGGTTAACCGGGTAAGGCCCCCAGAAGACGACTGGGTTGATAGGCCAGATGTGGAAGCGAGGACTAAAGACTCGTGAAGCTGACTGGTACTAATAGGCCGAGGGCTTGTCACACACCACACCTTTCGCGGGTGTGAGCACCACACACGTGACCTGCGAAACAAAGACTGTGCGTCCACTATGCGGTTCTGAAGAAACGAACCACCCACCCCGCCACACAACACCGGCCAAGTAGGTCGGGGAGTTTGTGTGGGCCCGGCAGTTGTGGTTGCTGGTTCACATCTTCACAGCGTTACGGCGGTCATGGCGAAGGGGAAACACCCGGTCCCATTCCGAACCCGGAAGTTAAGCTCTTCAGCGCCGATGGTACTGCAGGAGGGATCCTGTGGGAGAGTAGGACGCCGCCGGACATACATTGGTTGAGGGCCACCCCACACGG
This Actinopolymorpha cephalotaxi DNA region includes the following protein-coding sequences:
- the tyrS gene encoding tyrosine--tRNA ligase; the protein is MTGPGDNTEQPEQSTPPAQSVLDDLRWRGLLAESTDEDALRAALAEGPVTYYVGFDPTAPSLHHGNLVQLVTARRLQQAGHTPLLLIGGSTGLIGDPKPDAERTLNDPETVAGWVERLKGQVTPFVDFDGPNAAQIVNNLDWTAPVSVLEFLRDIGRHFRVNKMIQKEVVKARLDTEQGIGYAEFSYQILQAFDYLELYRRYGCTLQTGGSDQWGNITAGVDLIRRAAGATVHAMATPLLTRSDGTKFGKSAGGLTVWLDPEMMSPYAFYQFWFNTADADVGQYLRVFSFRSREELEMLEKTTAERPAAREAQRVLAEELTTLVHGADECAQVIAASGALFGRGALTDVDARTLDAALRETPHVRVERDTGGALPPMVDLLAETGLVASRSAARRTIDEGGAYLNNERVTSVESAPSAGDLLHGRWLVLRRGRRNVAGVEVST